ATGCCGGGCGGTGTAATCAGAACTTGGGGCCACGGGGCGGAAACTCCTTCAGGAACGGGACCGTCGCCATTGGACGGGCAAAGCATTTTGGCGCTCTTCCTAGGGTAGTCGGAGTGCCGCCGTCCGGCGTGCTGCCACTCCCCCGTAGCCCGACGCGCCGGACGCCGTTATCGAGACGTGATACGCGTACAGCGAAAGTGGCCCATCCAAGCCATGGATTCGCCGCGAATGCTGGTTATATAGGTATACCGATCTACCAAGGAGGCCGAACATGACAACAGCAGTTGCGGACCGCACACTCAGCACCGTCGACCGGTGCGATCGTTGCGGAGCACAGGCATATGTCCGGGTTGTTCTCGGCGCCTCCGGGGGTGAGCTTCTTTTCTGCGGCCACCACGCCCGCGCCGTGGAGCCGAC
This DNA window, taken from Pseudarthrobacter sp. ATCC 49987, encodes the following:
- a CDS encoding DUF7455 domain-containing protein, producing MTTAVADRTLSTVDRCDRCGAQAYVRVVLGASGGELLFCGHHARAVEPTLRPLSSDWHDETGRLHEKPPVPVD